GTAGATCGCGAAAATAAAGAAATCAAAAATATTCCCTTCGTAGAAACGGAGCGTTTTATTGCTTCTGGTGAAGAGGAATATAATTTAGAAGTTACATTGAAATTCAAACTAGATTCTGTTTCTTTATCTAAAGCACAAATTGCTATCCTTCATCCACCATCGAATGAACAACAAAGAATTCGATCTGTTAAATTTTCCGATCCAGCCTACCAGCCAACTTTTATTCAAAGGAATCGAGTCCAAATGAAGAAGTTATCGATTGAAGACTTACCTGGAGAACAAACTGTTAAATATAAATTTTCTTCCAAAAATCAATTCATTAAATACTATGTTACCGATGAGTATTTGGATAAAGAAGCAACATATCCTGGTGATGTGACAGCTTTCTACGAAAAACCTAGTGAGGAGTTAAAACTTTTACCTAGAGATTATTTGGATGCTATTTATCAAGCTCGCCAAACTAGCATTAGTATTAATGACTTCAAAGATAAAATGAAAACTATTGGCGTTCCTATGCAACCGTTTCGAATGATTCGTTTTGAGAAAGGTAAGGCGAAAGCAATTCAAGACTCATTATCCATATTTCTTTTAAGTTATGGTTGGATTCCTATTGCGGATTTAGGACTGGGAAGTAACACAGACAAACGATATTTTGAAAAAAAAGAGTCTGATTTAATTTTATTTCAAAGTTTGAATTTCAAATCTTCGAGTTCTCCTGTATACTTCCGTAAGGATGCTAACTCGGAATGGGAAAATTTACCTGCTGAAATTACTTACAAAATTAAGTAAAGTATCCCTTCTCTTCTTTTTTGCCTGCTCTGGACTCGATCAAAGATTTGATTCTTTGTTTGTAGATAGAGCCATGGAACGAGAAAATAAGTTGAGGGACCTCGTGGAATCTACTTGGTTTCAATTTCCAAAACTGGGTTTGTATTGCGAAAAGGAAATTTCCTATCACAAAATCTATTGTAAGATTCAAACAGTTCTAAGTTTTAGAAAGCTTTCTGAGTATTTAGGGATCCAGATTTTCGAATCTGGTCCTCATACAAAATATTATCTAGAATTGAATTCACCTTATGAATTTGGGCACTACAATTCAGAATTTCCTTTGAAATTACGAGAATACCTTCTTCCTGCAAAAACAAATTCAGCTTTGTATACTCTTACTTTGCCTATTTATGAAAGTCTGATTCGAAACACTGCTCGTGATTTTTTTATTGTTTACCAAAAATTAGATTCTAATTCTAAATTTTTTAGAAAAGAAGCTGATCGTTATATATTGTTAGTTGAGGAAAACAGGTTAGATCCTTATTATTTGGATCGATTTATTTTATTTCTTTATCCGGCCTTTACGGACAACGAAGATCCCGAAGAATCTTCTCGTTTCGTTTATAGAAAGGGGGATGAAAGTATGGATGCTCAAGTGGTAAAGGAACTTGTGGGATTTTGGATCCGTAGAAAGGCTGATGGTACGGATACAGAATTTATTTTAGGTTTGGTAGATCTATTGAAGTTGTACGATCTGGAATTTTATCAAAACCGAATCGCAAAAAATATTAACTAACCTATGTTAACCTAAAATCCCTTTTACCGCATCGATTACATCTTTTTCATCAGTTTTTGTCATTCCAGCAAATAAAGGTAGAGAAACCGATCTATCATACATTTGGCATGCGTTCGGATATTCTTTTCTGTTGTATTGGAAGGTTTTTTTATAATAGGGGTGTTCGAAGATAGGAATGAAGTGAAGGCTTGTGCCTATATTTCTTTCCTTTAATTCTTCCACCAAACTGTCGCGACCTACTTTCGCAATTTTTGGATCTAATTCTATACGATAAAGATGCCAACTGTGAATTCCATTTGAATCTTCTTTTGGAAGTTTGATTCCTTTTAAGGAACTAAATTCCTCGTTATAATGTTTTGCGATTTCGGTTCTACGTTCCCAAAAAGTATGAGATTCTTTTAATTGCACAACACCTAACGCCGCTGCAATATCCGTCATATTGTATTTGTAACCTGCATCTACCACTTCGTAATACCAACCTGGGCGGTTAAATGCATCACGGTTAATCCCATGAAGTCGCATTTTGCGAATTCGTTCCGCTGCCACTTTATGAGAAGTGGTGACCATTCCCCCTTCTCCTGTGGTAATTCCTTTGGTGGCATAAAAACTAAACACAGTGAAGTCGCCCCAGGTTCCGATCATTTTATCTTTATGAACTGCGGGAAAAGCATGGGCTGCATCTTCTATCACATATAAATTATATTCTTTTGCGATGGCCATAAGCCCATCCATATCGCAGGTGTATCCAGCCAAATGAACGGGAAGGATGGCTTTGATTTGTTTCCCTGTTTTTTTACTTTTGAGTTCTTTGCCGTTCCATTGGCACTTCGATTCGATGGTTCCACGTAAAGTTTCGGGGGTCATCAAATTGTGAATGGGATCTACGTCGGTAAGAATCGGTTCGGCCCCAAAATAACAGACCACTTCGGCAGTGGCCGTGAATGTGATGGAACTTGTGATAGCAGCGTCATTTGCAGTAAGGCCAATTGCTTCCAAAGCCAAGTGCAGGCCAGCAGTTGCAGAATTGACGGCGATCGTTTCTTTACTTCCCACAAAGTCACCAAACTCCATCTCGAATTGTTTGACTTTGGGACCGGAGGTAACCCATCCAGACCTTAATACTTGGGCTACTTCTTCAATGGCATCTTCAGAAATCGAAGGAAGTGCAAACGGTAGGAAGGTTTTGCGAGATGTGAGCATATTCATTTATACGACATAATTCGGAAAAAATTTCCAGTCTTTTCCGCTCCCAAACTTCCTATCGACTGGATTTTTGAAACCTAAATAGGGATTTTCACCTGGTCTTTAAAAATCTACTTGTAGACACCCAGGAAATTCCGCATTCTTTCCTGGAACATGGAAGTTCCTTTTTCTGAGATTTTAAATCGTATTTCTGTCATTGACCGAGACATAGCAGAGCTCAACCGCTTAAAGAGCCGCCTGCCAGCTGATAGACCGTACTCGCCTACCATCCAACTTACATTTGATAAACAAATCAATACTCTGTTAAATGAGAGAGTTTCATTGATGGAACTCCCAATCCTCCATCCTCCACTTTGGTTGCTTTCCAAAGAAGGTTTGGAGCCGTCAACTGAGCCATCGGTTCTCAAAGAACGCAAGTCATTACTTGCCGGGGATTTGTCGATTCCTCATCCGAACGAACAAGATGTCATTAATTTCATTCGTGAAATTCCAAAGACCGAAGTGCATTTA
The sequence above is drawn from the Leptospira sp. WS4.C2 genome and encodes:
- a CDS encoding DegT/DnrJ/EryC1/StrS family aminotransferase, with amino-acid sequence MLTSRKTFLPFALPSISEDAIEEVAQVLRSGWVTSGPKVKQFEMEFGDFVGSKETIAVNSATAGLHLALEAIGLTANDAAITSSITFTATAEVVCYFGAEPILTDVDPIHNLMTPETLRGTIESKCQWNGKELKSKKTGKQIKAILPVHLAGYTCDMDGLMAIAKEYNLYVIEDAAHAFPAVHKDKMIGTWGDFTVFSFYATKGITTGEGGMVTTSHKVAAERIRKMRLHGINRDAFNRPGWYYEVVDAGYKYNMTDIAAALGVVQLKESHTFWERRTEIAKHYNEEFSSLKGIKLPKEDSNGIHSWHLYRIELDPKIAKVGRDSLVEELKERNIGTSLHFIPIFEHPYYKKTFQYNRKEYPNACQMYDRSVSLPLFAGMTKTDEKDVIDAVKGILG